The Gadus morhua chromosome 16, gadMor3.0, whole genome shotgun sequence DNA window CTCCTAAAAGTTGTGTAATTCGTTGCATTTTTATAAATTTCGTAATCTTTGAGGCACTTGAGCTACCCCTAAAAATGTTATAGTTTATGCTCCACCCTACTATTCATTCTACCCGCGCTAAGAAGCCTGGTgctcttttgaaaagcatcatgaccagagccctgaCAAAACATGAGTTGCATTgcaagagcccagaagggtttcagacgGATGCCACATGAGTTGGTTTaccattctcaaacatcaatgaattcaaaatgtataaatgtaaacgGATCACTTTACAGGGAATGACACGTTGTCGCTTGTTATTGTCAAAATAGAATAATTTTGCCCCGGTGTTCGTTCAGTGTCTTCAACCTGGTCACGCGCTTGAGCTTTGATTCTAGGGAGGTCTgggctggaggagacatccCTCTCCAAAATCTGTGTCTGCAGAAAACATTTTAAATTTGTGTCAatgttgcatgcatgcatttaaaTCGTTTTTCCTTTCGTACAACTAACGTATGAAAACATGACTTTCTATCTTTTTTCCCCCCCTCTGTAGAAGACTGTGATGACTTTCAAGACCGCAGCCCACAGTGCGGCGCCACCTCAGAGTCTGTATGTGGACGCccttggctcctcccacatggccagtcacagcgaggagctgaggatcctgggggtctacggaaaaggggagggcccaatGGCgctggacggccatgacaccctcttcaaaGCGTCTGAaatggaggccctgaactcgctgtctgcggaccacagcaAGACCACGGGCCTGGAGCTCGGCGATCGGTTGTTCCGCCgtgaggagctgagtgtgcaggttggaaatcatctcctcattcaccatccaaaagagaggcttcctctgttacacctccagcacacacccatagaaagcacacacctttatgattcaatgtGTCGTTAGTGGGGATTAACTATTACATTATATcaactattctgtgcaaatgaaagaatatgtgtGTTCCTTCTTTATGtcgaaagcagcagaccccagacaccatttcaatcaaggttgaagaggatattgatggaggcatgcccgctgtaggttagtaatgcacattgcatctatgcaagcaAGCAAGGAAACAACCTGGATtaactgagaatgtacttgatTCTACCTGCTCTAAAAAGCCAGGTCCTAttttgaaaagcatcatgaccagagccctgaTTAAACATGAGTTGCATttcaagagcccagaagggtttctGACGGATGCCACATGAGTTGGTTTaccattctcaaacatcaatgaattcaaaatgtataaatgtaaactGATCAGTTTACAGGGATTGTCACATTGTCGCTTGTTATTGTCAAAATAGAATAATTGCAGCCGGAGTCTTACTAAAAGTCAGATACATCCTGGCACGTTCCGGTGACATTTCAGGGAAAAGTCGGACACATCCGGATTATTAATTAAGTTATGCATTTATCATAGATTGCAAAGTTTAGGAAATACGATGTTTATAGCTGACTGTGTGACAAACGGCAAACGCTCACTCTTGTCAAGTTTAATATCAATCTGCCAAAATGAATAACAGAAAGAAATTAAAGGTTTTTTACAGCATTGGAGTTGCCATGTGTTGGATATTATGAGTAAATATTGTTTTCAGATAATTTTGCGCGGGTGTTCGTTCAGTGTCTTCAACCTGGTCACCCGCTTGAGTTTTGATTCTagccctgcgttcacaccaaaagatgcatttgctgcccgaacgcgttgacgcctgagttttgcggcgcgtcaaatcaagttttgcggcgcgtcaaacttttgacgcgtgtcaaaagtttaaatatttcaactcgagcagcatttgacgcgccgcaaaatacgtgaacgcgcccttcgcccgtgcccggcagcgggcacgggcatgccgcgccgcaaatcagattttgacgcgccgcaaatcaagttttgctgcccgttttctcggcagcaaatgctgcggcagcaaagcagcaacgcgtctctacattcactttgaatgggatcacgatgcgcgtcaactttttgcatcttttggtgtgaacgcagggtaggGAGGTCTgggctggaggagacatccCTCTCCAAAATCTGTgtcacattttaaaccctctgtgtcaatgttacatACATGCATTTAAATTGTTTCTTTCACTACACTGTTCCTTTAGTGCAACTAATGTATAAAAACATGACTTTCTatcttttttccccctctctgcagaagactgtgaTGACTTTCGAGACCGCAGCCCACAGTgtggcgccacctcagagagtctgcatgtggacgcccTTGGCTCCTCCCGCATGGCCAGTCACAACGGGGAGCTGAGGATCCTGAGTgtctacggaaaaggggagggcccactggcgctgGACGGCCATAACACCCTCTTCACTGcatcagaagtggaggccctaaACTCGCTGTCTGCAGAACACAGCAAGGCCACGGGCCTGGAGCTCGGCGATCGGTTGGTCCGCCgtgaggagctgagtgtgcaggttggaaatcatctcctcattcaccatccaaaggagaggcttcctctgttacacctccagcacacacccattgaaagcacacacctttatgattcaatgtGTCGTTAGTGGGGATTAACTATTATATAAACTATTCTGTGTAAATTGAAGAATGTCTTATGCGTGTTCCTTCTTTATGtcaaagcagcagaccccagacaccatttcaatcaaggttgaagaggatattgatGGACgcatgcccgctgtaggttagtaTTACACATTCTATGCAAGCAAGCAAACAAACGACCTGGAttaactgagaatgtactcgattctacctgcgctaaaaagtctggtcctcttttgaaagCTCATCAGGATCAGAGCCCTAGGATTACACAGTTACACAGGATTACACAGTAGAATAATTTACATCTTCTTCATGGCAGACAGGTGTCAGGAATGCTGAGATCAGCTCTTATTCCCAAtataactacagtattggtAAAACAGGTGATAGGAAACAGATGACCTGGGTTGTGTATTTATGACCTCCCCAcatccttaaaggtcccatgacatgctattttatgtattctttaatgtaggtattagtgggcaactaacacagtattcaaagacgttcctgaaattcagccgtggtgcagagttacagccactccgagccagtcgcacattgagcttcccccaaatgcgctgtttcggtgggcgtgtgaaggaggagggtgggggtgtggccctgagcagcttgcagccagggacggtaccatgcgctctgtttacagtggatgtatcgcaatggcgaggcgcacacagcctttagccgtgttctgtaaatattctagaacacacgggagtcctggagctctatatctaaatattatcatatagcctacacagatatctatatcatataatacatattatcacggccaaaagctgtgtgagccgatattccgacgttcctggttcttcaacgtccacatcaatgtgaatacacacactgtaacgcaagtgtttcttgtcggttctttgacgtgtcttgtatttccacaacgagactgtcgtgggggttatctgagccatggttgagaaggaattgggggaaaggaactttggtttgactcgctgaagtaggctacatgaactgcgacatgccgcgaggcaccatcgcccggcagcgggcagccggcagcaggcagcgcgcagttcagtcgacttcaggttgatgtgaaagtggaagaaccagagacgtcgcagaacccgtcaaagtcgtttgtgattcataatatcgcctggaggcgcacacaatatgttatatgatatagatatctatttattatatgatattatttagatatagagctccaggactgtaacgcaagtgttgtacacttccttgttatttggataaccgttctgctgttggtgtgatggcgcataacgcgtcggactctcgtctctggtatttctacaacgagactcgtattgggggttatctcagccaaagttgagaatgaattggggggaaggaactttggctttgactccctcaagaacatgaaccacgacatggaggagaaagggattgttggcggcgaatgtctcccgcttgagccccgctgagggaccaccgccggaggcggaggtgcctaagcgctgcccggcaaagatccctttctcctccttgtcgtggttcatgttcttgacttgagggagtcgaagccaaagttctttccccccaattcattctcaaccttggctgagataacccccactacgagtctcgttgtagaaataccagagacgagagtccgacgcgttatgcgccaaataacaaggaagtgtacaacacttgcgttacagtcctggagctctatatctaaataatatcatatgatacatagatatctatatcatataatatattgtgtgcgcctccagacgatattatgaatcacaaacgactttgtcgggttctgcgaggtctctggttcttccactttcacatcaacctgaagtcgactgaaccgcgcgctgcctgctgccagctgcccgctgccgggcgatggtgcctcgcggcatgtcgcagttcatgtacttcagcgagtcaaaccaaagttcctttcccccaattccttctcaaacatggtcagataacccccacgacagtctcgttgtggaaatacaagacacgtcaaagaaccgacaagaaacacttgcgttacagtgtgtgtattcacacacacacacacacatgtggcgctcgcacggtcgagtctcattggcgggccaacgtctctgggcgggccaggcagagtaaggggaggagccgagattcctcatgacgtcatgagcacagacattccaaatcagcgcgcttgagcctccgttttttcaaaggcgagcagaacagctagtgctcgttttacaccaaacgcaagttttagccactgggggaccataggcaggctaggggaactcatatttatgttaaaaaacctcacaaagtgagattttcatgtcatgggacctttaaaaggGGGAGATGAAGCGTTGCCTTCTCAGCAGGaccctttgacccttgaccaaGGAAAAGGTATGATCAACAAATAGAAGATGGAAAGAAAGAATGTCAAAATATACTTCTTCCAATACACAAGTGTGTAAAAAGTACATACAGTATCCCTTTGTGCAAATAATTAATGAAGGCCattactttctctctgtctttgttttcctctctgcagaagactgcaaTGACATTAGAGACCGCAGCACACAGTGCGGGGCCCCCTCAGAGagtctgcatgtggacgcccctggctcctcccacatgtccagtcacaacgGGGAGCTGCACATCCTGAGTgtctacggaaaaggggagggcccactggcggtggacggccatgacaccctcttcactaCGTCCAAATTGGAGGCCTCGtgctcgctgtctgcggaccacagcgtggccaagagcctgaagCGCGGCGAGCGGTTGGTCCGCCGCGAGGAGccgagtgtgcaggttggaaatcatcttctcattcagCATCCAAAAGAGAGGCCTCCTCTGTTGaaactccagcacacacccatAGAAGTGACACACCTTTATGACTCAATGTGTGGTTAGTGGGGATTGATAACttttctgtgcaaatgaaagaatatgtcttgtgtgtttccttcgttatgtggaaagcagcagaccccagacaccatttcaatcaaggttgaagaggatattggtggaggcatgcccactgtaggttagtaatacacattgcatctatgcaagcaagcaagcaaacGACCTGGAttaactgagaatgtactcgattctacctgcgctaaaagcctggtcctcttttgaaagCGCATCTCGACCAGAGCCCtgataaaacacgagtcaaccatgggagttgcatttcaaagatggaaaaaGTCAAGagcccaggggtctcatttaaaaccattgcgtacgcacaaaacggggctgaaattggcgtacgtgactttccacgccaaggttgtgatctataaaaaaacaacttgacgggaaaatgtgcgcagccctaagcaaactctgacccatgcgtacgcatggtttggaggaaaaggagaattggcgacacggatggtgtggtggtgaactgaagtcagacagaagaattgtagagtgagaagaacgattatgttttatcatcgcccttcataaatttaatttcaacccgtatcatgcgttaaatctatgtaatcagaatgatttaagtcaactgcgttatttctcagttataactccagaaacatctccgtagaatagaaataaaaatcaCTCCATACtctccactgacggcgcgactgcatggaataaagcatctgtccaacatgtgtcaataacataatattttcatgtgacactgtaaacacataatcaaatgtcaattaaatcccaagtgtggaaaaccaagccacactcctcatcacaatcgttgtccgttactcttgatgctttcatgacaaatcaggcattaaaaaggggttatgttcaagaacattttacgtgggtgattacaaactgattatccaaggtgttctctgtcagtcttattaccgtaaccctataaatacagaggtgatgccgtggtaatgctgcaccatatggcacttctggcggaccatgcaaatggcaggattctgAGGGATAGGGTCTTTacggaccataacgatttattggtacataaaaatatgtaccttttatgtcagaccacttcttttttaattctgggactgtgcgctccgtgctgcagacagagttcactgctgcagccactcactctgctttttgttgttggcgatcccaatcccgtgaccgccgaacaaaactacttttcgggcctccatctcaccaacaagtgtctccacttcaacagccgtgaaatttcgcttttttgcttttctcagtacttctgccattgtttccgacaagtcATAATAATTGCATTATGTATActtgagtctgttttatatgcagatcgcattcatgaggtcatttgcatttaccatttatggttaaaaaggggcgtgtacagggcggaacgtgaagctgattcagctgcgcacacttgtacgcactctgtgatttataaagcaaagattgcgtacggtgtgcttacgcagggttttataaatccgaatattttctggcgcacgcaaaacttggcttttgggcgtatgtacacttttagtaacgatcccatgcacagttttataaatgagaccccagaagggtttcaagacagatgccacaGACGCTGGTTTGActttctcaaacatcaataaaTTCAAAACATATAAATGTTTGCGATATAGAATGCGATTATAggtccttatgttctgtattattcacaaaacaagcaataaatcattttaTAGTATgtccaacacaacattggaagcagtcaacatgtcaactgctctttcctttaggccaggcctatgtgttgagatgaattgatgtTATAACATCCTTAtataactattgaattgtaaaataaaaataaatacaaacctTACTGATCAGTCagtaaaagtaaaagaaaaaaaaatctataaaaaaaaatggaatttcGCCCCTCAAAAAACTGTCAGCactacacattttaaacactcTGTATCAATGTTACATACACGTGCATTTAAATCATTTCTTTCAAATGTACAAattcacacttttttttcccccactcTTCAGAAGACGGCGATGACTTTGGAGCCCGCAGCacacagcgcggcgccacctcagagggtctgcatgtggacgcccctgcctcccacatgtccagtcccAATggggagctgactgggcatcggGGAGGCCGCAAGGGCCAGCCCTGTGACTTGTTTGGCAAGGGTTTTCCCGACAATACCAAGATGACCATCCACATGGGTACCCACACCAGCAAGAAGCCATacgggtgtgaccaatgcatgaagcgcttTCAAAGCAAAGGctacctgaagatccacatgaggactcactctggggagaagccctacaggtgcgaCCAATGCTTGAAGAGATTCGGACAGAAAGGCAACCTTGacatccacatgaggactcactccggggagaagccctacaggtgtgaccaatgcatgaagcgcttcGGACACAGCTCCAGcctgaagacccacatgaggactcattccggggagaagcccttcagctgtgaccaatgcgtgaagcgcttcagtcaacGCTCCAACCTGACCCTCCACATGAAgattcactccggggagaagccctacagttgtgaccaatgcatgaagcgctACAGTCAAAGCACCAACCTGAAGCTCCACATGATgtctcactccggggagaagccctacaggtgtgaccaatgcatgaagtgcttcagtcaaaacatcaacctgaagatccacatgaggactcactccagAGAGAAGCCCTGCTTGTGTCTGCAGTGCGACGCCAGCTTCAGCGACCCGAGCAATTtgcgtgtgcacatgctcaagcacacGGGCAAAGGGGTGATTTGACACTGGGCAACGGAACGGTTTGATTGACACCTCTATCCTGTATTTGTTGAAATGACTGCTGTAGGTTTTTGGCATTATGATAAAGATACTTTCCAATTTTTGATTCGCTTTCTGTTGTAAATAATTGATGTCAGTATGATGAGAAATAAGAATAACCTTTTTttggacacttttttttttcaccccgCACCGCTGGGTGGAAACAAGCATTATGGTGCGTTTCCATTTGGAGTTGGTTGCACCACATCTGGTTCTACTGGAGTTTGACTGACTGGGTTGCTAGGAATCGCAACCTAGAGAATCGAAGCAAAGAATATTTCGAAACTGATCTTGCACTTACCCACTTACCAGAAACTGTCCATACCTGCAGTATGGACAGCTATAGGATCGTGAGGAGATATTCACTgagtttttctctctcagtTTCATATTCTTGCCTCACACGTTCTAAAGCAATCTGTTTACACCTCTCAATCTCTCTGCTGTTAAAATGAAAGCCCTGCGGTCCCCCCAGGAGTCACAAGCCACAACTGGTGTATTGTAGTGTAtgcctgttttattttttgttgatgcatgttgtgatgtatctttgttcgtacttttattgcaaatatatatgaccaccgattgcctacaagtattgtgtgtttttggcatctaaatatctcatctgtcttagacgcaaactctggtagagaaattgccacgacacacacagcacacagcgcggcgccacctcagagagtctgcttgtggacgcccctggctcctcccacatttccagTCACAACGAGGAGCTGCGGATCCTTATgtctacggaaaaggggagggcccactggcagTCGACAGTCATGAAACCCTCTTCACGTGTCAAActggaggccttgagctcgctgtcAGCGGACcgcagcgtggccaagagcctggagcgcagcgagtgtgcaggttggaaatctcattcaccatccaaaagagaggccTCCTCTGTTACCACAGACCAATATAAAGCACACATCTGTATGACTCAATGTGTCGTTAGTGGGGAATGACAAccagggacggctggtataaatgggctaacagggctaagccctccctaccttttacagtaaaaatgaaaaaatattattaaaaaccttagaacatattgtttaaTATTTTGGTAGAACCAaaagcagcaacagcaccaaaaagtgaccGAAAAACCCAGGATGTATGATATATCTTgggttttttcctgtgaatgggctaaatgtattaTTGGAGCCTTGTAGATCTAAAATTCTTCCCAAACCAAAGCATTTTCCTTAGGCCTCTTCTCTCCGACAGTTATCCTAGAGGCTACCAGATATTTAAACTCTGCAATGTCACACTATTCATACGCTTCACAGGAGTCTTATCGAACACAACGTACATTCATACGTCTTAGAAGCTCATTAAGGTAAGTCACCCATTCAACTTTGAGTACTGCTTATGATCgagcattgattctcatttgcGTAAGTCAGTCCCAACTGGGGAAGTGAGaatgaaacataaacaaacaagacCTTGTGCAATTCTTCAAGGAATGTTGTCGTTTTCTGAGGGGATTCTAATTATTTAAGCGAGACATTGTCAGTCCACAGTATTTCCTTTTGAGAAAAGAGTTTCAAAATGGTCCCTGGACACAGGTCATTGactggcagtggtgggatttgACCTCACGCCTCCAAAGCGACTGCAGCCTAAATCCAACACCTTAGACCGAACGGCCACACTACCACAAATTAAGTGCTTTCTTAATGgcatttcaaaatgatgcttcagTTCAAAGGGGTTGATTGAGCTTGCAAGGATTTGAAGCAACGCCTCCTTGAACTGGAGCCTATATCCAGCACCTTGGCCAACTCAACAACACTTTATCACAGGACATCTGCAACTATTTTTGCATTTCAAAGTAAGACTTTTGTTACATATTTTAAGAACCTGACTAACCCACGCATAGaccctaggaagcaggatcaaacatata harbors:
- the LOC115561464 gene encoding zinc finger protein 658B isoform X5 yields the protein MRSERAQKRACQAEEREKTVMTFKTAAHSAAPPQSLYVDALGSSHMASHSEELRILGVYGKGEGPMALDGHDTLFKASEMEALNSLSADHSKTTGLELGDRLFRREELSVQQQTPDTISIKVEEDIDGGMPAVEDCDDFRDRSPQCGATSESLHVDALGSSRMASHNGELRILSVYGKGEGPLALDGHNTLFTASEVEALNSLSAEHSKATGLELGDRLVRREELSVQQQTPDTISIKVEEDIDGRMPAVEDCNDIRDRSTQCGAPSESLHVDAPGSSHMSSHNGELHILSVYGKGEGPLAVDGHDTLFTTSKLEASCSLSADHSVAKSLKRGERLVRREEPSVQQQTPDTISIKVEEDIGGGMPTVEDGDDFGARSTQRGATSEGLHVDAPASHMSSPNGELTGHRGGRKGQPCDLFGKGFPDNTKMTIHMGTHTSKKPYGCDQCMKRFQSKGYLKIHMRTHSGEKPYRCDQCLKRFGQKGNLDIHMRTHSGEKPYRCDQCMKRFGHSSSLKTHMRTHSGEKPFSCDQCVKRFSQRSNLTLHMKIHSGEKPYSCDQCMKRYSQSTNLKLHMMSHSGEKPYRCDQCMKCFSQNINLKIHMRTHSREKPCLCLQCDASFSDPSNLRVHMLKHTGKGVI
- the LOC115561464 gene encoding zinc finger protein 112 isoform X1 — its product is MRSERAQKRACQAEEREKTVMTFKTAAHSAAPPQSLYVDALGSSHMASHSEELRILGVYGKGEGPMALDGHDTLFKASEMEALNSLSADHSKTTGLELGDRLFRREELSVQQQTPDTISIKVEEDIDGGMPAVEDCDDFRDRSPQCGATSESLHVDALGSSRMASHNGELRILSVYGKGEGPLALDGHNTLFTASEVEALNSLSAEHSKATGLELGDRLVRREELSVQQQTPDTISIKVEEDIDGRMPAVGGDEALPSQQDPLTLDQGKEDCNDIRDRSTQCGAPSESLHVDAPGSSHMSSHNGELHILSVYGKGEGPLAVDGHDTLFTTSKLEASCSLSADHSVAKSLKRGERLVRREEPSVQQQTPDTISIKVEEDIGGGMPTVEDGDDFGARSTQRGATSEGLHVDAPASHMSSPNGELTGHRGGRKGQPCDLFGKGFPDNTKMTIHMGTHTSKKPYGCDQCMKRFQSKGYLKIHMRTHSGEKPYRCDQCLKRFGQKGNLDIHMRTHSGEKPYRCDQCMKRFGHSSSLKTHMRTHSGEKPFSCDQCVKRFSQRSNLTLHMKIHSGEKPYSCDQCMKRYSQSTNLKLHMMSHSGEKPYRCDQCMKCFSQNINLKIHMRTHSREKPCLCLQCDASFSDPSNLRVHMLKHTGKGVI
- the LOC115561464 gene encoding zinc finger protein 37 isoform X6, yielding MRSERAQKRACQAEEREKTVMTFKTAAHSAAPPQSLYVDALGSSHMASHSEELRILGVYGKGEGPMALDGHDTLFKASEMEALNSLSADHSKTTGLELGDRLFRREELSVQQQTPDTISIKVEEDIDGGMPAVEDCDDFRDRSPQCGATSESLHVDALGSSRMASHNGELRILSVYGKGEGPLALDGHNTLFTASEVEALNSLSAEHSKATGLELGDRLVRREELSVQQTPDTISIKVEEDIDGRMPAVEDCNDIRDRSTQCGAPSESLHVDAPGSSHMSSHNGELHILSVYGKGEGPLAVDGHDTLFTTSKLEASCSLSADHSVAKSLKRGERLVRREEPSVQQQTPDTISIKVEEDIGGGMPTVEDGDDFGARSTQRGATSEGLHVDAPASHMSSPNGELTGHRGGRKGQPCDLFGKGFPDNTKMTIHMGTHTSKKPYGCDQCMKRFQSKGYLKIHMRTHSGEKPYRCDQCLKRFGQKGNLDIHMRTHSGEKPYRCDQCMKRFGHSSSLKTHMRTHSGEKPFSCDQCVKRFSQRSNLTLHMKIHSGEKPYSCDQCMKRYSQSTNLKLHMMSHSGEKPYRCDQCMKCFSQNINLKIHMRTHSREKPCLCLQCDASFSDPSNLRVHMLKHTGKGVI
- the LOC115561464 gene encoding zinc finger protein 112 isoform X3, which encodes MRSERAQKRACQAEEREKTVMTFKTAAHSAAPPQSLYVDALGSSHMASHSEELRILGVYGKGEGPMALDGHDTLFKASEMEALNSLSADHSKTTGLELGDRLFRREELSVQQTPDTISIKVEEDIDGGMPAVEDCDDFRDRSPQCGATSESLHVDALGSSRMASHNGELRILSVYGKGEGPLALDGHNTLFTASEVEALNSLSAEHSKATGLELGDRLVRREELSVQQQTPDTISIKVEEDIDGRMPAVGGDEALPSQQDPLTLDQGKEDCNDIRDRSTQCGAPSESLHVDAPGSSHMSSHNGELHILSVYGKGEGPLAVDGHDTLFTTSKLEASCSLSADHSVAKSLKRGERLVRREEPSVQQQTPDTISIKVEEDIGGGMPTVEDGDDFGARSTQRGATSEGLHVDAPASHMSSPNGELTGHRGGRKGQPCDLFGKGFPDNTKMTIHMGTHTSKKPYGCDQCMKRFQSKGYLKIHMRTHSGEKPYRCDQCLKRFGQKGNLDIHMRTHSGEKPYRCDQCMKRFGHSSSLKTHMRTHSGEKPFSCDQCVKRFSQRSNLTLHMKIHSGEKPYSCDQCMKRYSQSTNLKLHMMSHSGEKPYRCDQCMKCFSQNINLKIHMRTHSREKPCLCLQCDASFSDPSNLRVHMLKHTGKGVI
- the LOC115561464 gene encoding zinc finger protein 112 isoform X2 codes for the protein MRSERAQKRACQAEEREKTVMTFKTAAHSAAPPQSLYVDALGSSHMASHSEELRILGVYGKGEGPMALDGHDTLFKASEMEALNSLSADHSKTTGLELGDRLFRREELSVQQQTPDTISIKVEEDIDGGMPAVEDCDDFRDRSPQCGATSESLHVDALGSSRMASHNGELRILSVYGKGEGPLALDGHNTLFTASEVEALNSLSAEHSKATGLELGDRLVRREELSVQQQTPDTISIKVEEDIDGRMPAVGGDEALPSQQDPLTLDQGKEDCNDIRDRSTQCGAPSESLHVDAPGSSHMSSHNGELHILSVYGKGEGPLAVDGHDTLFTTSKLEASCSLSADHSVAKSLKRGERLVRREEPSVQQTPDTISIKVEEDIGGGMPTVEDGDDFGARSTQRGATSEGLHVDAPASHMSSPNGELTGHRGGRKGQPCDLFGKGFPDNTKMTIHMGTHTSKKPYGCDQCMKRFQSKGYLKIHMRTHSGEKPYRCDQCLKRFGQKGNLDIHMRTHSGEKPYRCDQCMKRFGHSSSLKTHMRTHSGEKPFSCDQCVKRFSQRSNLTLHMKIHSGEKPYSCDQCMKRYSQSTNLKLHMMSHSGEKPYRCDQCMKCFSQNINLKIHMRTHSREKPCLCLQCDASFSDPSNLRVHMLKHTGKGVI
- the LOC115561464 gene encoding zinc finger protein 112 isoform X4; amino-acid sequence: MRSERAQKRACQAEEREKTVMTFKTAAHSAAPPQSLYVDALGSSHMASHSEELRILGVYGKGEGPMALDGHDTLFKASEMEALNSLSADHSKTTGLELGDRLFRREELSVQQQTPDTISIKVEEDIDGGMPAVEDCDDFRDRSPQCGATSESLHVDALGSSRMASHNGELRILSVYGKGEGPLALDGHNTLFTASEVEALNSLSAEHSKATGLELGDRLVRREELSVQQTPDTISIKVEEDIDGRMPAVGGDEALPSQQDPLTLDQGKEDCNDIRDRSTQCGAPSESLHVDAPGSSHMSSHNGELHILSVYGKGEGPLAVDGHDTLFTTSKLEASCSLSADHSVAKSLKRGERLVRREEPSVQQQTPDTISIKVEEDIGGGMPTVEDGDDFGARSTQRGATSEGLHVDAPASHMSSPNGELTGHRGGRKGQPCDLFGKGFPDNTKMTIHMGTHTSKKPYGCDQCMKRFQSKGYLKIHMRTHSGEKPYRCDQCLKRFGQKGNLDIHMRTHSGEKPYRCDQCMKRFGHSSSLKTHMRTHSGEKPFSCDQCVKRFSQRSNLTLHMKIHSGEKPYSCDQCMKRYSQSTNLKLHMMSHSGEKPYRCDQCMKCFSQNINLKIHMRTHSREKPCLCLQCDASFSDPSNLRVHMLKHTGKGVI